The following nucleotide sequence is from Burkholderia gladioli.
GCGCTCCCGGATTTCCCGGCGGTGCAGGCCGCAGGCGGCTCCTATGCAGAATTGCACGCGCTTGCCGCCAGGGCAGTCATCACTTGCTACGACAAGCAAGCACGTCTCATTCCTCCTCCCACCACCGACATGGTGATCCTGCAGGCCTCGGCGTTCGATACCGGCAAGGGAATCTGGCGATTCGTCGATATCGACATCGGCGGGTTGCGGTCGACCAGCCTGCGCGTCGAGCTTTGCCTGCCGAGGCAGGTCGTGCACGACATCGATCGAATGGCGAAGGCGCTGGGCACCACACGAGAGCTGGTCGTGTCCCTGATGTGCGAGCGCGGCGGCCATCCCGCGTGCGGCGTCGGACCCGATCGCCTGGCACCGGCCGCCTTGCCTGCCTTGCCGCTCATGTGACGTGTCGCCCGACCAGACGACGAGCTGTCCAGGCGGGCTATCGGGTCGCCACCGCTCGAGGTGTGTTCCAGCCGTTCGCTGCCCGCGCGGTGGCCGCGCCATGTGCAACGGAGAGTCGCGCTCAAGGAGAAATCGTGTTGATAGGTCATTTTGCGCGAGGCAAGCGTTCCCCCTGGAACAATATCCAGCCGATTCGCGAGGAGTTCTTCGGCGATGAGCGGCTGGCGCAGCATGCGGCGAGCCTCGCGCACGCGCAAACGGTGGCGCCCCGTCAGACATTCGGGCCATCCCTGGTCCGGCGCCTGAAGCACAACGCAGATCACCTGCTGAAGGCCTATCGCAACACCGTGGTGTCGGATGCACTCGGCGAGCAGATCATGCCTGCCGCGGAGTGGCTGCTCGACAACTACCATCTGATCGCGGAACAAGTGCGCCAGGTTCGTGAGGATCTTTCCCCGCGCTATTATCGCCAGTTGCCCAAACTCGACGATGGGCCGTTCCCAGGTTATCCGCGCGTGCTCGGCATCAGCTGGGCCTTTGTCGCCCATACCGACAGTCGTTTCGATCCTGAGGTGCTGTGCCGCTTCATGCTGGCCTATCAGGCCGTGGCGCCACTGACGATCGGCGAGCTATGGGCGGTGGGGATCACGCTGCGGATCGTGCTGATCGAGAACCTGCGACGGCTCGCGGACCAGATCACCGACGAACGACAGGCACGGCTCGATGCCAATGCGCTGGCCGACCGTCTGCTCGGCGAGGGCGGGAAGGCGCGTGAAGCGGCCGGCCCGCTGATGGTGCGCCACGAATATGCGGTATCGCGCGACGCCTTCGCGGTGCAGTTGATTCAGCGCTTGCACGATCACGACCCGGCCATCGCGCCCGTGCTGTCGTGGCTGCACCGGCAACTGGCGCTGCGCGGCACGACGCCGGACCGAATCGTGTCCGCCGTCAACCACGAACAGGGCGCGGCCAACCTGACCGTGCGCAACATCATAACCAGCCTGCGCCTGATCTCCGAGGTCGATTGGACCGAGCTATTCGAACAGATCAGCCCGGTCGACCAGGCGTTGCGTCGGCATCCGGGCTTCTCGCTGATGGATTTCCCGACCCGCAACCGCTATCGGGACGCGGTCGAGGCGCTGTCCCGTGGTTCACGGGTCAGCGAACTGGAGATCGCTCGTCGGGTCGTTGCCGATGCGCAGGCGTGCGGCGCCGGCCGGGCGCCGGATGCCGAGGATGCGCCGGTCCGCGAGGCCGATCCCGGCTATCACCTGCTGGCCGGCGGCCGCGCCGCGCTCGAAGTATCGATCGGTTATCGCGCGCCGCTTGCCCAGTGGTGGCGGCGCCTGACGCGGCGCACCGGCCTGGCCGGATATCTCGGCCGCATCGGCTTGCTTGTCGCGACCCTGCTGGCGGCGATCCTGGTTTGGTTGGCACGCGAGAAAGTGCCCGGCCCCTGGCTGGTCGGGCTTGGCGTGGCCGGCTTGCTACCGGTGCTCGATGTGGCGGTGGCACTGGTCAATCGCGGGGTGATGCACGACATCGGCACTAGCCCGCTGCCGGGACTCGATTTGCTCGATGGTATCCCGCCGGCCTTGCGCACGATGGTTGCCGTGCCGATGCTGCTGAGTTCGGAAGCAGCGCTCGCCGAGCAGATCGAGCGTCTGGAGATCCACCATCTCGCGAGCCCCGCGGGCGCGCTCTATTTCGCCTTGCTGTCCGACTGGGTGGATGCGCCGGTGCCTCGCCTCGAGTGCGACGAGGCACTGCTGGCCGACGCGATGGCGGGCATCGATCGCTTGAACCGGCGCTACCCCGTGGCCGAGGGCGAGCCGGCTCGCTTCCTGCTGCTGCATCGCGAGCGCGTCTGGAACGAAAGCGAGCGATGCTGGATGGGTTGGGAGCGCAAGCGCGGCAAGCTCCACGAACTGAACCGCCTGCTGCGTGGTGCGCCCGATACTTCCTTTCTGGCTTCGCACGGCCGGCCGCCCAGCGTGCCGTCCGATGTGCGCTACGTAATCACGCTCGACGCCGATACGCGGCTGCTGCGCGACACCGTGCGCCGCCTGATCGGCAAGATGGCGCATCCGCTCAACCGTCCAGTATTTGATCCTGCCGGCCAGCGCATCGTCGAGGGTTATGGCGTGCTGCAACCGCGGGTGAGCGCCTCGCTGGCGAGCGGTGAGGAGGGATCGCTGTTCCAGCGCGTATCCTCGGGCGCGCATGGTATCGATCCCTACACGTCGGCCGTATCGGATCTCTATCAGGATCTGTTCGACGAAGGTTCGTACGCCGGCAAAGGCATCTACGACGTCGACGCGTTCGAGGCCGCGCTAGCCGGCCGCGTGCCCGACAACACGGTGCTCAGCCACGACCTGTTCGAGGGCATCTTCGCGCGGGCTGGGCTGGCCTCGGACATCGAGGTAGTGGAGGCCGCGCCGTCGCGCTACGATGTCGCCGCCGCGCGCCTGCACCGCTGGGCACGCGGTGACTGGCAACTGTTGCCGTGGCTGGTATTCGGCCATGGACCCCTGCCGGCTGTCGGCCGCTGGAAGATGCTGGACAACCTGCGTCGCACGCTGACCGAGCCCGCCTGGCTGTTCGCGCTGCTGGCCGGCTGGCTGCTGCCGTCGCCGCGCGCCGCGCTGGTGTGGAGCGCGTTCGTGCTGGCGACGATCGCGCTGCCCCTGTTGTTGCCCGCCCTGTGCGCGCTGCTGCCGAGCTGGCGTCGCGAGCATGTCAAGATGACCAGGCTCAGCCTGTTCCATGGCTGGGCAGTGCAGTGGTGCTTCGCCGGCCTGAGCTTCGGCCTGTCGCTCGTGATGTTGCCGCAGAAGGCCTGGTCGATGGGCGATGCGATCGTGCGGACCCTGTTCCGCGTGGGGGTCAGCCGACGCCATCTGCTCGAATGGGCCACGGCGGCCGAGGCGGCCGCGCGCGCGCGGCCAAGGCTGGCGTCCACCTACCTGCAGATGCGCGGCGGCGTGATGTTGTCGCTGCTCGGCGCGGCCGCGGTGCTGGCGGCTGGCTGGCGCTTCGATCGCCCCGCCGGCTGGCTGGTACTGCCCTTCGCGTCGGCGTGGCTCGCGGCGCCGGCGATTGCATACTGGCTGAGCCGGGCGCCGAGGTCGGCCGGCGATCTGGCCGTGTCCCCCGTCGACGCGCGTCAGTTGCGGCTCGATGCGCGGCGCACCTGGCGCTACTTCGAGCGCTTCGTGACGGCCGGCGACCAAATGCTGCCGCCCGACAATTTCCAGGAGGAGCCGAATCCCGTCATCGCGCATCGCACCTCGCCGACCAATCTAGGCCTGTACCTGCTGTCCACCGTCAGCGCGCGCGAGTTCGGCTGGCTTGGCACCGAGGATGCGGTCTCGCGGCTGGAGGCGACGCTGGGGACCATGGAGCGGCTGGCGCGCTATCGCGGTCATTTCTACAACTGGTATGACACGCGGGATCTGCAGCCGCTCGAGCCGAGGTATGTATCGAGCGTGGACAGCGGCAATCTCGCCGGCCACCTGATCGCGCTCGGCAATGCCTGCCGCGCGTGGGCGAATCAGGTGCACGGCGCGGGACGCGAGGCGATCTGCGAGGGGATCGGCGATACGCTCGCACTGCTGCGCGAGGCGTTGGGCCGGGGCGGCGAGGCCCGTGGCATCCTGCGCGGAGAATTCGAGCAGGTTGCCAATGAATTGGCGCTCGCCCTGGTGCTGGCCGGCGCGCCGGAGGGCGGGGAGGCGGGCACGGCGGCGCCGCGCGCGCGCGCCACGCCGGCCTGGTCCGAGATCCTGATGCTGGTTGCTGCCGTCGCGGACGTCGCGCGCGCGCTGACGGACGAGGCGCAGTGGGCTGGTCGCGATCAAGTGGACGACGTGCTGTTCTGGGCCCGCGCGCTTGAGCTGGCCGTGCAGGGCCACGGTCGGGACGCGGCGCGCACGCCGGAGCAAGCTGCCGGGCTCGACGCTCGCCTGCACGCGCTGACCGATGTCGCGTTGCGGATGGCCTATGCGATGGAGTTCGGTTTCCTGCTCGATCCGGTGCGCAAGCTGCTGTCGATCGGCTTCGCGGTGGCCGACGGGCGGCTCGATCCCGGCAATTACGATCTGCTCGCGTCCGAGGCCCGGCTGGCGAGTTTCGTGGCGATCGCCAAGGGCGACGTGCCGGTTCGCCATTGGTTCCGGCTTGGGCGCTTGGCCAGGCCGGTCGGGCATGGCGCGGCGCTGATCTCGTGGTCGGGCTCGATGTTCGAGTACTTGATGCCGTCGCTGGTGATGCGGGCGCCGGCCAGCAGCCTGATGGCCCGCACCAATCAACTGGTGGTGCGCCGTCAGATTGCCTACGGCGACGACCTGAGCCTGCCATGGGGCATGTCCGAGTCCGCCTACAACGCGCGCGATATCGAGTTGACCTACCAGTACTCGAGCTTCGGTGTACCGGAACTGGGACTCAAGCGCGACCTGGCCCGGCATCTGGTGGTCGCACCCTATGCCAGCGCGCTTGCGGCGATGGTCGCGCCGCACGCAGCCGCGTGCAATCTCGAACGGCTGCGCGCGGCAGGCGCGGGTGGACGCTATGGTTTCTATGAAGCGCTCGACTACACGCCCGCTCGGGTGCCGGAAGGGCTGCCGCTGGTCGTGGTGCGCGCGTTCATGGCGCATCACCAGGGCATGTCGATCGTGTCGATCGCCAATGTCTTGCTGGGCGGTCGCATCCGCGCGTTCTTCCATGCCGAGCCGGCGGTCCGCGCCACCGAGCTGTTGCTGCAGGAGCGCGTGCCGGGCCGCGTCGCGTCCGCGCGTCCGCGCGTCGATGCGAGCTTCGAAGGCCGGGTTCGCGGCAGCGCTCGCACCGTGGTGCGACGCGTGCAATCGGCCGACGATCCTACGCCCGTCACGCACCTGCTGTCCAACGGCCGCTACGCGGTGATGCTGACGGCCGCGGGTTCGGGCTACAGCCGCCGCGACGATATGGCCATCACGCGCTGGCACGAGGATGCCACGCGCGACGACTGGGGGAGTTACCTCTATCTGCGCGACCTCGACAGCGGCGTGGTCTGGTCGGCGGGCTGGCAACCCACGGGAGTGGTACCGGACAGCTACGAAGTGAGTTTCACGGAGGATCGCGCGGAGTTCGTGCGCCGCGACGGCAGCCTGACCACCACGCTCGAGGTCGTGGTGTCGGCCGAGGACGACGCGGAGGTGCGGCGCGTCTCCCTGGTCAATACGGGTGCCCAGGCTCGCGTGGTCGAACTTACCTCCTACGCCGAGATCGTGCTGGCGCCGCCCGCCGCCGATCATGCGCATCCGACGTTCTCGAAACTGTTCATCGAGACCGAGTACCTGCCTGCTGCCGGCGCGATCCTGGCCACCCGTCGCCCGCGCGCGCCCGACGAGCCACAGGTCTGGGCCGCGCACCTCACGGTGAGTGCGGACGAGACGCTCGGCCCGCAACAGTTCGAGACCGATCGCATGCGCTTCATCGGTCGCGGCCGCGGCGTGCGCCAGCCGCTTGCGCTGGCCGAGCCGCGCGCGCTGGCCGGCACCGCCGGCACCGTGCTGGATGCCGTGTTTTCGTTGCGGCGACGCTTGCGCGTCGAGCCCGGCGCGAAGGTGAGCATCGCGTACTGGACCCTGGTCGCGGATTCGCGCGAACAACTGCTCGACCTCATCGACAAACATCGGGACGGCGAATCCTTCTCGCGCGCGGCGATGCTGGCCTGGACCCAGGCCCAGGTGCAATTGCGGCACAGCGCGGTGAGCCTCGACGAGGCGGCCTTGTTCCAGCAACTGGCCGGATACATGCTGTACAGCGACCCCTTGATGCGCCCGAATTCCGCCACGCTGCTGCGCCACGCGGCGGCGGTATCGGCGGCCGGCGGAGTGGGCGCTTCGCCGCTTTGGGCGCATGGCGTGTCGGGTGATCTGCCGATCCTGCTGGTGCGGATCGACGACATCGAGCACGTCGCGATGGTGCGGCAATTGATCCGCGCACACGAGTACTTGCGCAGCAAGCGGCTCGCGCTCGACCTGGTGATCATCAACGAGCGCGCGGCCTCGTATGTGCAGGACCTGCAGGCGGCGCTGGAAGGCCTGGTACGAAACCGGTCGTCGCCGGAACAGGCTGGACGCGGCGCTGTGTTCGTGTTGCGCGCGGACCTGATGGCGACGGCGGCACGCTCGCAGTTCCCCGCCGTCGCACGGGCGGTGTTCGCCGCGCGCAACGGCAGGCTGGTGGACCAGTTGCGGCGGCTCACCAGCGCGCTGCTGCCGAGCCGCCCGGAGCTCGCGCGCGTGGTGTGGCAGCCGCGCGCGCTGCCGGCGAGCTCGGGCGCGCAACCCGGCGCCGGTCTCGAGTATTTCAACGGCATCGGCGGTTTCGCGTGCGATGGCCGTGAATACGCGGTGGTCCTGCAGTCTGGCCAGAGCACGCCGATGCCGTGGGTCAATGTGGTGGCGAACCCGGTCTGCGGCTTCCTGGTGTCGGCCGAGGGCGGCGGCCATACCTGGGTGACGAACAGCCGTGAGCACCCGCTGACGCCCTGGTCGAACGACCCGGTCACCGATCCGCCCGGTGAGGCCTTCTATGTGCGCGACGACGAGACCGGCATGCGCTGGGGACCGCGCGCCGGCCCGATCCACGACGACACGCCGGACGAGGCGCCCTATCTGGCGAACCACGGGCAGGGTTACAGCCGCTTCAGCCATGCGGCCGCCGGGATCGTCGTCGACTTGCTGCAGTTCGTGCCGCTTGCCGATCCCGTGAAGATTTCTCGCCTGAGCTTGCGAAACCTGTCGGATCGGCCACGCCGGCTGTCGGTCGCGGCCTATGTGGAATGGGCGCTGGGGCCGTCGCGCGGCGCGGCGGCGCCGCATATCGTGACCGAGCTCGATGCGGCCACCGGTGCCTTGTTCGCGCGCAACGACTGGAGCCAGACCTATCGCGGCCGGGTGGCTTTCGCCGACCTGGGCGGCCTGCAAAGCGCGTGGACGGCGGACCGGCGTGAGTTCATCGGCCGCAACGGTGTGCTGGGTGATCCTGCCGGTTTTCCCGGCAGCATCGGCGTGGCGCCGCTGTCGGGTCGGGTCGGGGCTGGCCTGGACCCGTGCGCGGCTTTGCAGACCAAAGTCGATCTGGCGCCGGGCGAGGCCGCCGAGATCGTGATGCTGCTCGGCGAGGGGAGCGACGTGACTGCGGCGCGGCAACTGATTGCGCGGTATCGGCATGCCGATCTCGACGCGGTGCTGGCCGAGGTGACGGCATTTTGGGACGAGACGCTCGACACGATCCAGGTGAAGACGCCGGACCGCGCGATGGACTTGATGCTGAACCGCTGGTTGCTGTACCAGACGTTATCGAGTCGGATCTGGGCGCGCGCGGGCTTTTACCAGGCCAGCGGCGCCTATGGCCTGCGTGACCAGTTGCAGGACGGCATGGCGCTGGCGCTGGCCCGCCCGGCGCTGACGCGCGAGCATCTGCTGCGGGCCGCCGCGCGTCAGTTTCCCGAAGGCGACCTGCAGCACTGGTGGCTGCCGGAAAGCGGTAGTGGCGTGCGCACCCGAATCTCTGACGATCGCGTGTGGCTGGCCTATACGACCGCGCACTATGTCGAGGTTAGCGGCGATCGGGCGGTGCTCGATATCTCGATCCCATTCCTGGAAGGTCGGCCGCTGGCGGACGGCGAAACCGATGCATTCTTCACCCCCGGCATTTCGAAGAGCGCCGCCTCGCTGTTCGAGCACGGCGCGCGCGGCCTGGAGCAAAGCCTGGCGCTGTTCGGCGCGCATGGCCTGCCGCTGATCGGCACTGGCGACTGGAACGACGGCATGAACCGCGTCGGCGAGGCAGGGCGCGGGGAAAGCGTCTGGCTCGGCTGGTTCCTGTATGCGACGCTGGAGGCTTTCGCGCCACTGGCTGCCGCGCGCGGCGAGCACGAGCGGGCGCGGTGCTGGCATGCGCGCGCCGACGCCGTGCGCGAGGCGCTGGAGACGGCGGGCTGGGATGGCGCTTGGTATCGGCGTGGCTATTTCGATGACGGCACGCCGCTCGGCTCGGCTGGCGCCGCCGGATGTGCGATCGATTCGATCGCGCAGTCCTGGAGCGTGCTGTCGGGCGCGGCGGATCCGGCGCGTGCCGCGCAGGCGATGGCGGAACTCGACGCGCAGCTGATACGCGACGAGGAGGGGCTGGCGCTGCTGTTTACGCCGCCGTTCGACCGGGCGCCGGTCGATCCGGGGTATATCCGGGGCTATCCGCCCGGCATCCGGGAAAATGGCGGGCAATACACGCATGCGGCCAGCTGGTCGGTGCTCGCCTTCGCCCGCCTCGGCGACGGTGAGCGTGCCGCCAGCCTGTTCGCCCTGCTCAATCCGGTCCACCGCAGCCGCACGCGCAGCGGTGCGAATCGCTACCGGGTCGAGCCTTACGTGGTCGCGGCCGACATATACTCGGTCGCGCCGCATCTCGGACGCGGCGGCTGGACCTGGTACACGGGTTCGGCAGGATGGTTGTATCGGGCCGGGCTTGAGGGACTGCTCGGGCTTTGCAAGCAGGGTGACATGCTGACGATACGCCCCTGCATCCCGCGATCCTGGCCGGGTTTTCGCGCCACGCTTCGCCACGGGGCAGCGCACTACGACATCGTGATCGACAATTTCGCACCGGCCGCCACTGGGATGTCACATATCGTGGTGGACGGCGTGGGGCTCGAGCCGGGTGCCTGCGTGCTGCGGCTGGTGGACGACGGGCGGAGGCACCAGGTGAGCGTGAGTCTGGGCATCGCGCAGCCGGTGCTGCCATGAGAGCGTAACTCGGCGAGCGCCAGTGCCCTTCGCCGGGCGAGGCGCTGCCGCTCGCGAATGTCGTGTGGCCGAGCGCACGACAGACCCGCGTGCTGGATTGATCGCAGTCGCGCCGTTCATTTGCTCTGCTGGTCCGGCGGTGAATAGCGCCACTTGCTGGCGTTGGAGTCGATGTCGGCGTCATTGATGACGCGCTGTTCGGCCCGTTCGATATCGGCACGGGTCAGGGCGTCTCGCTGCTTCTGGCGTGTTTCCCGATCGCGTTGATCCGGTGTGGCGGGTGTGTAGGATTTCATGATTCCTCTTGGGGGATGGCATGCAGGGCATCGACAGATCGCCTCGAGT
It contains:
- a CDS encoding type II toxin-antitoxin system HicB family antitoxin, with protein sequence MEYPIYITRLGMHRYHGALPDFPAVQAAGGSYAELHALAARAVITCYDKQARLIPPPTTDMVILQASAFDTGKGIWRFVDIDIGGLRSTSLRVELCLPRQVVHDIDRMAKALGTTRELVVSLMCERGGHPACGVGPDRLAPAALPALPLM
- a CDS encoding GH36-type glycosyl hydrolase domain-containing protein gives rise to the protein MLIGHFARGKRSPWNNIQPIREEFFGDERLAQHAASLAHAQTVAPRQTFGPSLVRRLKHNADHLLKAYRNTVVSDALGEQIMPAAEWLLDNYHLIAEQVRQVREDLSPRYYRQLPKLDDGPFPGYPRVLGISWAFVAHTDSRFDPEVLCRFMLAYQAVAPLTIGELWAVGITLRIVLIENLRRLADQITDERQARLDANALADRLLGEGGKAREAAGPLMVRHEYAVSRDAFAVQLIQRLHDHDPAIAPVLSWLHRQLALRGTTPDRIVSAVNHEQGAANLTVRNIITSLRLISEVDWTELFEQISPVDQALRRHPGFSLMDFPTRNRYRDAVEALSRGSRVSELEIARRVVADAQACGAGRAPDAEDAPVREADPGYHLLAGGRAALEVSIGYRAPLAQWWRRLTRRTGLAGYLGRIGLLVATLLAAILVWLAREKVPGPWLVGLGVAGLLPVLDVAVALVNRGVMHDIGTSPLPGLDLLDGIPPALRTMVAVPMLLSSEAALAEQIERLEIHHLASPAGALYFALLSDWVDAPVPRLECDEALLADAMAGIDRLNRRYPVAEGEPARFLLLHRERVWNESERCWMGWERKRGKLHELNRLLRGAPDTSFLASHGRPPSVPSDVRYVITLDADTRLLRDTVRRLIGKMAHPLNRPVFDPAGQRIVEGYGVLQPRVSASLASGEEGSLFQRVSSGAHGIDPYTSAVSDLYQDLFDEGSYAGKGIYDVDAFEAALAGRVPDNTVLSHDLFEGIFARAGLASDIEVVEAAPSRYDVAAARLHRWARGDWQLLPWLVFGHGPLPAVGRWKMLDNLRRTLTEPAWLFALLAGWLLPSPRAALVWSAFVLATIALPLLLPALCALLPSWRREHVKMTRLSLFHGWAVQWCFAGLSFGLSLVMLPQKAWSMGDAIVRTLFRVGVSRRHLLEWATAAEAAARARPRLASTYLQMRGGVMLSLLGAAAVLAAGWRFDRPAGWLVLPFASAWLAAPAIAYWLSRAPRSAGDLAVSPVDARQLRLDARRTWRYFERFVTAGDQMLPPDNFQEEPNPVIAHRTSPTNLGLYLLSTVSAREFGWLGTEDAVSRLEATLGTMERLARYRGHFYNWYDTRDLQPLEPRYVSSVDSGNLAGHLIALGNACRAWANQVHGAGREAICEGIGDTLALLREALGRGGEARGILRGEFEQVANELALALVLAGAPEGGEAGTAAPRARATPAWSEILMLVAAVADVARALTDEAQWAGRDQVDDVLFWARALELAVQGHGRDAARTPEQAAGLDARLHALTDVALRMAYAMEFGFLLDPVRKLLSIGFAVADGRLDPGNYDLLASEARLASFVAIAKGDVPVRHWFRLGRLARPVGHGAALISWSGSMFEYLMPSLVMRAPASSLMARTNQLVVRRQIAYGDDLSLPWGMSESAYNARDIELTYQYSSFGVPELGLKRDLARHLVVAPYASALAAMVAPHAAACNLERLRAAGAGGRYGFYEALDYTPARVPEGLPLVVVRAFMAHHQGMSIVSIANVLLGGRIRAFFHAEPAVRATELLLQERVPGRVASARPRVDASFEGRVRGSARTVVRRVQSADDPTPVTHLLSNGRYAVMLTAAGSGYSRRDDMAITRWHEDATRDDWGSYLYLRDLDSGVVWSAGWQPTGVVPDSYEVSFTEDRAEFVRRDGSLTTTLEVVVSAEDDAEVRRVSLVNTGAQARVVELTSYAEIVLAPPAADHAHPTFSKLFIETEYLPAAGAILATRRPRAPDEPQVWAAHLTVSADETLGPQQFETDRMRFIGRGRGVRQPLALAEPRALAGTAGTVLDAVFSLRRRLRVEPGAKVSIAYWTLVADSREQLLDLIDKHRDGESFSRAAMLAWTQAQVQLRHSAVSLDEAALFQQLAGYMLYSDPLMRPNSATLLRHAAAVSAAGGVGASPLWAHGVSGDLPILLVRIDDIEHVAMVRQLIRAHEYLRSKRLALDLVIINERAASYVQDLQAALEGLVRNRSSPEQAGRGAVFVLRADLMATAARSQFPAVARAVFAARNGRLVDQLRRLTSALLPSRPELARVVWQPRALPASSGAQPGAGLEYFNGIGGFACDGREYAVVLQSGQSTPMPWVNVVANPVCGFLVSAEGGGHTWVTNSREHPLTPWSNDPVTDPPGEAFYVRDDETGMRWGPRAGPIHDDTPDEAPYLANHGQGYSRFSHAAAGIVVDLLQFVPLADPVKISRLSLRNLSDRPRRLSVAAYVEWALGPSRGAAAPHIVTELDAATGALFARNDWSQTYRGRVAFADLGGLQSAWTADRREFIGRNGVLGDPAGFPGSIGVAPLSGRVGAGLDPCAALQTKVDLAPGEAAEIVMLLGEGSDVTAARQLIARYRHADLDAVLAEVTAFWDETLDTIQVKTPDRAMDLMLNRWLLYQTLSSRIWARAGFYQASGAYGLRDQLQDGMALALARPALTREHLLRAAARQFPEGDLQHWWLPESGSGVRTRISDDRVWLAYTTAHYVEVSGDRAVLDISIPFLEGRPLADGETDAFFTPGISKSAASLFEHGARGLEQSLALFGAHGLPLIGTGDWNDGMNRVGEAGRGESVWLGWFLYATLEAFAPLAAARGEHERARCWHARADAVREALETAGWDGAWYRRGYFDDGTPLGSAGAAGCAIDSIAQSWSVLSGAADPARAAQAMAELDAQLIRDEEGLALLFTPPFDRAPVDPGYIRGYPPGIRENGGQYTHAASWSVLAFARLGDGERAASLFALLNPVHRSRTRSGANRYRVEPYVVAADIYSVAPHLGRGGWTWYTGSAGWLYRAGLEGLLGLCKQGDMLTIRPCIPRSWPGFRATLRHGAAHYDIVIDNFAPAATGMSHIVVDGVGLEPGACVLRLVDDGRRHQVSVSLGIAQPVLP